A stretch of Elgaria multicarinata webbii isolate HBS135686 ecotype San Diego chromosome 5, rElgMul1.1.pri, whole genome shotgun sequence DNA encodes these proteins:
- the NDUFV3 gene encoding NADH dehydrogenase [ubiquinone] flavoprotein 3, mitochondrial: MAASLLILTGRVAAFKTLPLQAWGLRNLPTVSLCTKPGDSKKASKKNKGETIINSKPDAAVQLADEDLRKFLARKTLVTFPQRAKLPSLEGEPAFSPAGGLSKKSADEESSSSSSESDSSSDSEEEDNTFKDTIKTKVSFPRRNNISSEDRTMKITITSEKHFPSEQVKDKVLEKLPYTETPIKQKQLYQTIADDKRLRSDLAKRTTKQTPKESHLKSTDLGTKIAESQRPTESRKPTEVTSKRLDVSLSEAASSRLPETQPMPQQSVVQNLTLREEESAAKELQKTEMQEKAAVLQEEVLNGKMPVVETTVKEEIVLDAGVQTEQQNTIQETKPSIETAQETFDNSTYKNLQHHEYTPYTFVDYDVFLSKLRLPQPSSGRLSPSH, encoded by the exons ATGGCGGCCTCTCTTCTAATCCTTACAGGCCGGGTCGCTGCGTTCAAG ACTTTACCACTTCAAGCATGGGGACTTAGAAATCTACCTACTGTTTCTCTCTGCACCAAACCAGGGGACTCTAAAAAAGCTTCCAAAAAAA ATAAAGGGGAGACCATAATTAACAGTAAACCTGATGCAGCTGTACAATTAGCAGATGAAGATCTGAGAAAATTCTTGGCAAGGAAAACTTTGGTAACATTTCCTCAAAGAGCAAAGCTTCCTTCTCTTGAGGGAGAGCCTGCTTTCTCCCCAGCAGGAGGCTTGAGTAAGAAATCGGCAGATGAAGAGTCATCCTCTTCAAGCTCTGAATCAGATTCTAGCTCTGATTCTGAAGAGGAAGACAACACTTTCAAGGATACCATCAAAACCAAAGTATCATTTCCAAGGCGAAATAACATCTCTTCTGAGGACCGAACAATGAAGATAACAATAACAAGTGAAAAACACTTTCCCTCTGAACAAGTCAAGGATAAAGTATTGGAGAAGCTCCCATACACAGAGACCCCAATCAAACAAAAGCAGTTGTATCAGACAATAGCTGATGACAAGCGGTTAAGATCAGATTTGGCAAAACGTACCACAAAACAAACACCTAAAGAGAGTCACTTAAAGAGCACAGATTTGGGAACAAAAATTGCAGAGAGTCAAAGGCCAACGGAGAGTCGAAAGCCAACAGAAGTTACATCTAAGCGATTGGATGTCTCTCTCTCTGAAGCAGCTTCAAGTAGATTGCCTGAAACTCAACCAATGCCTCAGCAAAGTGTAGTACAAAACCTgactttgagagaggaagaaagtgcGGCAAAGGAGTTACAAAAGACTGAAATGCAAGAAAAAGCTGCTGTGCTACAAGAAGAGGTTTTGAATGGCAAAATGCCAGTGGTAGAAACCACGGTAAAGGAGGAGATCGTCCTGGATGCAGGAGTTCAGACTGAACAACAAAACACTATACAGG AGACCAAGCCATCAATTGAAACTGCTCAAGAAACATTTGACAATTCTACCTACAAGAATCTGCAGCATCATGAGTATACACCATACACCTTTGTGGATTATGATGTTTTTCTCTCAAAACTCAGGCTGCCTCAGCCATCGTCTGGGAGATTATCTCCTAGTCACTGA